The genomic region CAGCCAAACGCTGCAATAAGATCGCCGCGAATGCCGAACAGTGTCGCCGCAGTGTTGGGCAGCGCACGATTCATTGGGCGTTTAACGGTGGTCCGCTCGGCGAACCCAGGTTGTGGTACGCCATCAGGTCGGGATGGCAGGATCCCGCGAATTATCCCGACTGGCACTGGCGCGTGGATCGCAAACTCGGCGGTTGCGGGATGGTTATGGATAGCGGCGCGCACTGGGTGGATACTATGCGTTACTGGTTTGGGGAAGTGGAGAGTGTTTATGCGCGTGTGGAACAACTTGAACAGCGTCCCCATAAGAAAGGCGAGGATCTGGTCGATGACAGCCGCGAAGATTTTTGGACCAGTATTTTCAATTTTGAAAGTGGTGTGATTGGCACGTGGTCGTGGACAGTTAGCGCGCCCGGTAAGGGATTTACGCAACTCAATCTCACCGGAAGCAAGGGTACGATTGTCGAGCGCGATATTTTCCATCCGGCGGCGTCTCAGGCGCGCGGTGAATGCCAATTTATAGATGGCACGGCGTATGGTGTGTCCCAGCTTCAAGATATGTTTCTCGATTCACTGGGTCAGGGCGAAAAGGATCGCCTCTTTCCCTATGGTCTGACCGATGGCATGGCGATTGAGTTGTGGGATTTTATCGATGCTCTGAGTGTTGAGCGCGATGTGGAAATCGATGCCGAAG from Gemmatimonadota bacterium harbors:
- a CDS encoding Gfo/Idh/MocA family oxidoreductase → MSKGKIVNLALVGCGGIAGGHLRRYGELIDKGEDRFRIVATVDSDISRAQAYADQINGKTGWAVNCYPSVEDLLNSESNLDGADICSPHGLHHVLACELLEGGVNILCEKPIGITVKATQKIIDTAKRCNKIAANAEQCRRSVGQRTIHWAFNGGPLGEPRLWYAIRSGWQDPANYPDWHWRVDRKLGGCGMVMDSGAHWVDTMRYWFGEVESVYARVEQLEQRPHKKGEDLVDDSREDFWTSIFNFESGVIGTWSWTVSAPGKGFTQLNLTGSKGTIVERDIFHPAASQARGECQFIDGTAYGVSQLQDMFLDSLGQGEKDRLFPYGLTDGMAIELWDFIDALSVERDVEIDAEEGLKSKAVSEAIYESGKSGQVVKVGDVISGKVCAYQEDIDQMWGLASTTHG